A section of the Ornithinimicrobium sufpigmenti genome encodes:
- a CDS encoding 1-aminocyclopropane-1-carboxylate deaminase gives MTISEFPRYPLTFGPSPVHHLKRLSAHLGGAQVWAKREDVNSGLAFGGNKTRKLEYIVPDVLASGADTLVSIGGYQSNHTRQVAAVAAHLGLRCRLVQERWVPWEDPVNDKVGNILLSRMMGADSRLDDSGFDIGIRDSWKQALHEVEEAGGVPYPIPAGASEHHLGGLGFANWAFELAEQEKELGVFFDTIVVCTVTGSTHAGMIAGFAALEELTGVRRRVLGIDASATLEKTRDQVARIARHTAQLIEVGRELREDEIQVLEGWAGELYGLPVESTMEAMALGAQLEGMITDPVYEGKSLAGLIDLVKDGEIPAGSTVLYAHLGGQPAVNAYHSLWSS, from the coding sequence ATGACGATCAGCGAGTTCCCCCGCTACCCGCTCACCTTCGGGCCGAGCCCGGTGCACCACCTCAAGCGGCTGTCCGCGCACCTGGGCGGGGCTCAGGTGTGGGCCAAACGTGAGGACGTCAACAGCGGGCTGGCCTTCGGCGGTAACAAGACCCGCAAGCTGGAGTACATCGTTCCGGACGTGCTGGCCTCCGGAGCGGACACGCTGGTCTCCATCGGGGGCTACCAGTCCAACCACACCCGCCAGGTCGCGGCGGTCGCTGCCCACCTCGGGCTGAGGTGCCGACTCGTCCAGGAGCGGTGGGTGCCGTGGGAGGACCCCGTCAACGACAAGGTCGGCAACATCCTGCTGTCCCGGATGATGGGCGCCGACTCGCGGCTGGACGACTCCGGCTTCGACATCGGCATCCGTGACTCCTGGAAGCAGGCCCTGCACGAGGTCGAGGAGGCCGGTGGGGTGCCCTACCCGATCCCTGCGGGCGCCTCCGAGCACCACCTCGGTGGTCTGGGCTTCGCCAACTGGGCCTTTGAGCTCGCCGAGCAGGAGAAGGAGCTGGGCGTCTTCTTCGACACGATCGTGGTGTGCACCGTCACCGGCTCGACCCACGCCGGGATGATCGCCGGCTTCGCCGCCCTGGAGGAGCTCACCGGGGTGCGCCGTCGGGTCCTGGGCATCGACGCCTCCGCGACCCTGGAGAAGACCCGGGACCAGGTGGCCCGGATCGCGCGCCACACCGCACAGCTCATCGAGGTCGGCCGCGAGCTGCGCGAGGACGAGATCCAGGTGCTGGAGGGGTGGGCGGGCGAGCTCTACGGGCTCCCGGTCGAGTCCACCATGGAGGCCATGGCGCTCGGCGCCCAGCTGGAGGGGATGATCACCGACCCGGTCTACGAGGGCAAGTCCCTCGCGGGCCTGATCGACCTGGTCAAGGACGGCGAGATCCCTGCAGGCTCCACCGTCCTCTACGCGCACCTGGGCGGCCAACCCGCGGTCAACGCCTACCACTCGCTGTGGTCGTCCTGA
- the hisG gene encoding ATP phosphoribosyltransferase, with protein MTPPAQPRERLRIALQKSGRLGDPARELLASGGLTWRESRDRLFLYGESLPVDLLLVRDDDIPGLIADGVCDLGVVGRNVLVEHGLALDAQGRRPLVEWRQLGWGRCSLDVAIGEDEEWTGPQQLQGLRIATSYPQILGRWLGEQGVEAQTVVLNGSVEIAPRLGQADVVCDLVSTGGTLRANQLRPVTTILESEAVIAGPDQRLEDGRQEIADLLLNRLDGAMQLKESRLLMLRASRPVLDQVLPLLPGGHEPTLTGVEGRDEVAIQMLVHGPVSWAKLEDLKRAGAHNLMVLPVEGMLA; from the coding sequence ATGACCCCTCCTGCCCAGCCGCGCGAGCGCCTGCGCATCGCGCTGCAGAAGTCCGGCCGCCTCGGCGACCCAGCCCGCGAGCTGCTCGCCTCCGGCGGCCTGACCTGGCGCGAGAGCCGCGACCGGCTCTTCCTCTACGGCGAGAGCCTGCCCGTGGACCTGCTGCTGGTCCGCGACGACGACATCCCCGGCCTGATCGCCGACGGCGTCTGCGACCTGGGGGTCGTCGGCCGCAACGTGCTGGTCGAGCACGGCCTGGCGCTGGACGCCCAGGGCCGCCGGCCGCTCGTCGAGTGGCGCCAGCTCGGCTGGGGGCGGTGCAGCCTGGACGTCGCCATCGGCGAGGACGAGGAGTGGACCGGGCCCCAGCAGCTGCAGGGCCTGCGGATCGCCACCTCCTACCCGCAGATCCTCGGGCGCTGGCTCGGGGAGCAGGGCGTCGAGGCGCAGACCGTGGTGCTCAACGGCTCCGTCGAGATCGCGCCGCGGCTGGGGCAGGCCGACGTGGTCTGCGACCTGGTCTCCACGGGCGGCACGCTGCGGGCCAACCAGCTGCGTCCCGTGACCACCATCCTGGAGAGCGAAGCGGTCATCGCGGGGCCCGACCAGCGCCTGGAGGACGGCCGTCAGGAGATCGCCGACCTGCTGCTCAACCGCCTCGACGGTGCCATGCAGCTCAAGGAGTCGCGCCTGCTGATGCTGCGCGCCTCCCGGCCCGTGCTGGACCAGGTGCTGCCGCTGCTGCCCGGCGGTCACGAGCCCACGCTGACCGGTGTCGAGGGCCGCGACGAGGTCGCGATCCAGATGCTGGTCCACGGCCCGGTCTCCTGGGCCAAGCTCGAGGACCTCAAGCGGGCCGGGGCGCACAACCTCATGGTCCTGCCGGTGGAAGGGATGCTGGCATGA
- a CDS encoding YerC/YecD family TrpR-related protein has product MKQRERDVERAPRVRAELAATLAGLTDPAAVDAFLDDLCSPAEIEALADRWSVVPLLAQGMPYRRIYEVTGVSVTTVGRIAKCLDGGSGGYRAALEHHPGREHAHPAGAAPA; this is encoded by the coding sequence ATGAAGCAGCGGGAGCGGGACGTCGAGCGGGCACCGCGGGTGCGCGCCGAGCTCGCCGCCACCCTCGCCGGGCTGACCGACCCCGCCGCCGTGGACGCCTTCCTCGACGACCTGTGCTCGCCCGCCGAGATCGAGGCGCTGGCCGACCGGTGGTCGGTCGTCCCCCTGCTCGCGCAGGGTATGCCGTACCGCCGCATCTACGAGGTCACCGGCGTCAGCGTCACGACCGTGGGCCGCATCGCCAAGTGCCTGGACGGCGGCTCCGGGGGCTACCGGGCCGCGCTGGAGCACCATCCCGGCCGCGAGCATGCCCATCCGGCGGGGGCCGCCCCCGCCTGA
- a CDS encoding M18 family aminopeptidase, translating into MTDSPGDPPEVRRIEELASHVTEVADGLCRYLDASPSPFHAVDSAARLLTGQGFAEVVETDPTPTTPGSYVVRRGGSLIAWSTDHLPEGAAAHTPYRVVGAHTDSPNLRIKPHPDWARAGWQMLGVEIYGGALTNSWLDRDLGLSGRVAVRDASAPGGVGQRLWRCDDPILRVSQLAIHLDRTVRTEGLQLNDQQHLAPHWGLGAGVDRTFRDWLADQVQVAPEDLLAYDAMTHDLTPARRIGRDGELLASARLDNLATSYAAVLALLHAVDQPAEQPWIPMIALFDHEEVGSTSERGAQSTFLPAWLERIVLAAGGSREDYWRALAGTVIASGDMAHATHPNYAERHEPQHQIRMNGGPVLKVNTNLRYATDSLGAAAFQLACEQAGVPMQTFVTRTDLPCGSTVGPMTSALTGATTVDFGAPVLSMHSTREICGTLDQAGYAAALAAFLAPATP; encoded by the coding sequence ATGACCGACAGCCCGGGCGACCCCCCGGAGGTGCGGCGCATCGAGGAGCTCGCCAGCCACGTGACGGAGGTCGCGGACGGCCTGTGCCGCTACCTCGACGCCTCGCCCTCCCCCTTCCACGCCGTGGACTCCGCGGCCCGTCTCCTCACGGGTCAGGGCTTCGCCGAGGTCGTCGAGACCGACCCGACCCCGACTACGCCGGGCAGCTATGTCGTGCGGCGGGGCGGCTCGCTCATCGCCTGGTCGACCGACCACCTGCCGGAGGGTGCGGCGGCGCACACGCCATACCGGGTCGTCGGTGCCCACACCGACTCCCCCAACCTGCGGATCAAGCCGCACCCTGACTGGGCGCGCGCCGGCTGGCAGATGCTGGGCGTGGAGATCTACGGCGGGGCGCTGACCAACTCGTGGCTGGACCGCGACCTCGGCCTGTCCGGTCGCGTCGCCGTCCGGGACGCCTCGGCGCCGGGCGGCGTCGGGCAGCGGCTGTGGCGCTGCGACGACCCGATCCTGCGGGTCAGCCAGCTGGCGATCCACCTGGACCGCACCGTCCGGACCGAGGGGCTGCAGCTCAACGACCAGCAGCACCTCGCCCCGCACTGGGGGCTGGGCGCCGGTGTGGACCGCACCTTCCGCGACTGGCTCGCCGACCAGGTGCAGGTAGCGCCGGAGGACCTGCTCGCCTACGACGCGATGACGCACGACCTCACGCCCGCACGCAGGATCGGGCGCGACGGTGAGCTGCTTGCTTCCGCGCGGCTGGACAACCTCGCGACGTCCTACGCCGCGGTCCTCGCCCTCCTGCACGCGGTGGACCAGCCCGCCGAGCAGCCGTGGATCCCGATGATCGCGCTGTTCGACCACGAGGAGGTCGGCAGCACCTCCGAGCGCGGCGCTCAGTCGACCTTCCTCCCGGCCTGGCTCGAGCGGATCGTGCTGGCCGCCGGGGGCAGCCGCGAGGACTACTGGCGGGCCCTGGCCGGCACGGTCATCGCCTCCGGCGACATGGCCCATGCGACGCACCCCAACTACGCCGAGCGGCACGAGCCGCAGCACCAGATCCGGATGAACGGCGGCCCGGTGCTCAAGGTCAACACCAACCTGCGCTACGCCACCGACAGCCTCGGCGCCGCGGCCTTCCAGCTGGCCTGCGAGCAGGCGGGCGTGCCGATGCAGACCTTCGTCACCCGCACCGACCTGCCCTGCGGCTCGACGGTCGGCCCGATGACCTCGGCCCTCACCGGCGCCACCACGGTCGACTTCGGCGCGCCGGTGCTCTCCATGCACTCCACCCGCGAGATCTGCGGCACGCTCGACCAGGCCGGGTATGCCGCCGCCCTCGCCGCCTTCCTCGCCCCCGCCACCCCCTGA
- a CDS encoding RelA/SpoT family protein: protein MTEPVPSASTPRVGGGLRPRWARLGGARTSTSPVLEPLLRSVRATHPRADVSLIERAYQVAEKAHKGQTRKSGDAYITHPLAVASILAELGMTPSTIAAALLHDTVEDTAYSLEQLRKDFGDEIAMMVDGVTKLDKVTYGDAAQAETVRKMVVAMARDIRVLVIKLADRLHNARTWRYVSAESAARKAQETLEIYAPLAHRLGMNTIKWELEDLSFAQLYPKVYDEIVRMVAERAPAREQMLSRIRAEITEELKTSKIRATVTGRPKHYYSVYQKMIVRGHDFEQIYDLVAVRVLVDSIQDCYAVLGALHSRWNPVPGRFKDYIAMPKFNMYQSLHTTVMGPGGKPVEVQIRTHQMHRRAEYGVAAHWKYKEQGPDGTKAKAGTDGGPGALDGMGWLRQLIEWQKETSDPGEFLDSLRFEVGAAEVYVFTPDGDVMALAAGATPVDFAYAVHTEVGHRCVGGRVNGKLVPLDSELVNGDVCEIITSKAQDAGPSRDWLNFVKTARARNKIRQWFTRERREEMVDSGRDQIAKVLRKQNAPLQRLMSHDTLTAVAQDLNYKDIEGLYAAVGEGHVSSQHVVNQLVATLGGEDGAEEDLAEAVRPQRGRLPQADPGVTVVGADDVWVKLARCCTPVPGDPILGFVTHGKGVSVHRTDCTNAEQLQTQSPERILAVAWAPTASSLFLVNMQVEALDRPGLLSDVTRVLSEQHVNILSASVQTSRDRVALSKFTFEMADPSHLESVIRAVRRIPAVLDAYRVTGTTSTDPHRRRSQPSRSA from the coding sequence CCCAGCGCCTCGACCCCCCGGGTCGGCGGTGGGCTGCGCCCGAGGTGGGCGCGGCTCGGGGGGGCTAGGACCAGCACCAGCCCGGTGCTGGAGCCGTTGCTGCGCTCGGTCCGCGCCACCCACCCGCGGGCCGACGTCTCGTTGATCGAGCGCGCCTACCAGGTTGCCGAGAAGGCGCACAAGGGCCAGACCCGCAAGAGCGGCGACGCCTACATCACCCACCCGCTGGCGGTGGCCTCCATCCTCGCCGAGCTCGGGATGACCCCCTCCACCATCGCGGCGGCACTGCTGCACGACACGGTGGAGGACACCGCATACTCCCTGGAGCAGCTGCGAAAGGACTTCGGCGACGAGATCGCCATGATGGTCGACGGCGTGACCAAGCTCGACAAGGTCACCTACGGCGACGCGGCGCAGGCCGAGACCGTGCGCAAGATGGTCGTGGCCATGGCGCGGGACATCCGGGTGCTGGTGATCAAGCTGGCCGACCGGCTGCACAACGCCCGCACCTGGCGCTACGTGTCGGCCGAGTCCGCCGCGCGCAAGGCGCAGGAGACGCTGGAGATCTACGCCCCGCTGGCGCACCGGCTGGGGATGAACACCATCAAGTGGGAGCTGGAGGACCTGTCCTTCGCCCAGCTCTACCCCAAGGTGTATGACGAGATCGTCCGGATGGTGGCCGAGCGCGCGCCGGCACGGGAGCAGATGCTGTCCCGGATCCGGGCCGAGATCACCGAGGAGCTCAAGACGAGCAAGATCCGGGCGACGGTCACCGGCCGGCCCAAGCACTACTACTCGGTCTACCAGAAGATGATCGTGCGCGGGCACGACTTCGAGCAGATCTACGACCTGGTCGCGGTCCGGGTGCTGGTGGACTCGATCCAGGACTGCTACGCGGTGCTCGGCGCCCTGCACAGCCGGTGGAACCCGGTGCCGGGGCGGTTCAAGGACTACATCGCGATGCCGAAGTTCAACATGTACCAGTCGCTGCACACCACGGTGATGGGCCCGGGCGGCAAGCCGGTCGAGGTGCAGATCCGCACCCACCAGATGCACCGCCGGGCCGAGTATGGCGTGGCGGCCCACTGGAAGTACAAGGAGCAGGGCCCGGACGGCACCAAGGCCAAGGCGGGCACGGACGGCGGCCCGGGGGCGCTGGACGGGATGGGGTGGCTGCGCCAGCTCATCGAGTGGCAGAAGGAGACCTCGGACCCGGGGGAGTTCCTCGACTCGCTGCGGTTCGAGGTCGGCGCCGCCGAGGTCTACGTCTTCACCCCGGACGGCGACGTCATGGCCCTGGCGGCCGGGGCCACGCCCGTCGACTTCGCGTATGCGGTGCACACCGAGGTCGGGCACCGCTGTGTCGGTGGGCGGGTCAACGGCAAGCTGGTGCCGCTGGACTCCGAGCTGGTCAACGGTGACGTCTGCGAGATCATCACCAGCAAGGCCCAGGACGCCGGCCCGAGCCGCGACTGGCTCAACTTCGTCAAGACGGCCCGCGCCCGCAACAAGATCCGGCAGTGGTTCACCCGGGAGCGGCGCGAGGAGATGGTCGACTCCGGTCGCGACCAGATCGCCAAGGTGCTGCGCAAGCAGAACGCCCCGCTGCAACGGCTGATGAGCCACGACACGCTGACCGCGGTCGCGCAGGACCTGAACTACAAGGACATCGAGGGCCTCTACGCCGCCGTCGGCGAGGGGCACGTCAGCTCCCAGCACGTGGTCAACCAGCTGGTGGCCACGCTCGGCGGAGAGGACGGTGCCGAGGAGGACCTGGCCGAGGCGGTCCGCCCGCAGCGCGGCCGGCTCCCGCAGGCCGACCCGGGCGTCACCGTGGTCGGCGCCGACGACGTCTGGGTCAAGCTGGCCCGCTGCTGCACCCCGGTGCCGGGCGACCCCATCCTCGGCTTCGTCACCCACGGCAAGGGCGTCTCGGTGCACCGCACCGACTGCACCAACGCCGAGCAGCTGCAGACGCAGTCGCCCGAGCGGATCCTGGCGGTGGCATGGGCCCCGACCGCCTCCAGCCTGTTCCTGGTCAACATGCAGGTGGAGGCGCTGGACCGGCCCGGCCTGCTCTCCGACGTGACCCGGGTGCTGTCCGAGCAGCACGTCAACATCCTCTCGGCGTCGGTGCAGACCAGCCGCGACAGGGTGGCCCTGTCCAAGTTCACCTTCGAGATGGCCGACCCCTCGCACCTGGAGTCGGTGATCCGCGCCGTGCGCCGCATCCCCGCCGTGCTCGACGCCTACCGCGTCACCGGCACCACCAGCACCGACCCGCACCGCCGCCGCAGCCAGCCCTCCCGCAGCGCGTGA
- a CDS encoding peptidylprolyl isomerase: MRRHLLPASALVALVLSGCGDGSPMFGSDTETEDSQETEATEDAGATAPAAALDCEEPPAPPAEPLAFTPEDLPEPHPGDPATVTATLETTCGDIVLELAAAEAPQTVASFAFLAEQGYWDDSPCHRLTTQGIFVLQCGDPTGSGRGNPGYGYGIENAPDDGTYPPGSLAMARTQDPNSNGGQFFIVYDDTMLPTQGGGYSVFGQVTDGLEIVEAIAAQGGQGGAPDGAPAQPISILSVDVEG, translated from the coding sequence ATGCGCCGTCACCTGCTGCCCGCCTCTGCCCTCGTCGCGCTCGTGCTCTCCGGCTGTGGCGACGGTTCGCCCATGTTCGGCTCGGACACCGAGACGGAGGACAGCCAGGAGACGGAGGCGACGGAGGACGCTGGGGCGACGGCCCCCGCCGCGGCGCTGGACTGCGAGGAACCGCCGGCACCGCCCGCCGAGCCGCTGGCCTTCACGCCCGAGGACCTGCCGGAGCCGCACCCCGGGGACCCGGCGACCGTGACCGCGACGCTGGAGACCACCTGCGGCGACATCGTGCTGGAGCTCGCGGCGGCCGAGGCCCCGCAGACGGTGGCCTCCTTCGCGTTCCTGGCCGAGCAGGGCTACTGGGACGACAGCCCGTGCCACCGGCTGACCACCCAGGGCATCTTCGTGCTGCAGTGCGGCGACCCGACCGGCAGCGGGCGGGGCAACCCCGGTTACGGCTACGGCATCGAGAACGCCCCCGACGACGGCACCTACCCGCCCGGCTCCCTGGCGATGGCCCGGACCCAGGACCCGAACAGCAACGGCGGACAGTTCTTCATCGTCTACGACGACACCATGCTGCCCACCCAGGGCGGCGGCTACAGCGTCTTCGGGCAGGTCACCGACGGGCTGGAGATCGTCGAGGCGATCGCCGCGCAGGGCGGCCAGGGCGGCGCTCCCGACGGTGCGCCCGCCCAGCCGATCAGCATCCTGTCGGTCGACGTCGAGGGCTGA
- a CDS encoding MBL fold metallo-hydrolase: MFVRSIVADAFGTNCYIVAPAAGEECLIVDPGVGVVDRVQEVLREHRLRPAAVLLTHGHLDHVYSVTPVCAGTTGAYIHTDDCYRLRDPLATMNPQLLLALEQQFGRAATWTEPEDVVEVTDRQVLELAGLQLEVAHAPGHTEGSVLFSLAGVPDGIPSDELERTMLSGDVLFAGSIGRTDLPGGDHAAMQRSLRDVVLPQPDPTLVLPGHGPATTMARERTTNPYLLGLAG, from the coding sequence ATGTTCGTGCGCAGCATCGTGGCCGACGCCTTCGGGACCAACTGCTACATCGTGGCCCCCGCCGCAGGCGAGGAGTGCCTGATCGTCGACCCCGGCGTGGGCGTGGTGGACCGGGTGCAGGAGGTGCTGCGCGAGCACCGGCTGCGCCCCGCCGCGGTCCTCCTCACCCACGGCCATCTCGACCATGTCTACTCCGTCACGCCCGTGTGCGCGGGGACCACCGGCGCCTACATCCACACCGACGACTGCTACCGGCTGCGCGACCCGCTCGCCACCATGAACCCGCAGCTGCTGCTGGCGCTCGAGCAGCAGTTCGGCCGCGCCGCGACGTGGACGGAGCCCGAGGACGTCGTCGAGGTCACCGACCGGCAGGTGCTGGAGCTGGCCGGGCTGCAGCTCGAGGTGGCGCACGCGCCGGGCCACACCGAGGGCTCGGTCCTGTTCTCGCTGGCCGGCGTGCCGGACGGCATCCCCTCCGACGAGCTGGAGCGGACCATGCTCTCCGGCGACGTCCTGTTCGCCGGCTCGATCGGGCGCACCGACCTGCCCGGCGGCGACCATGCCGCGATGCAACGCTCCCTGCGCGACGTCGTGCTGCCCCAGCCGGACCCCACCCTGGTCCTGCCCGGGCACGGACCGGCCACGACGATGGCGCGGGAGCGCACCACGAACCCCTACCTGCTGGGTCTGGCGGGGTAG
- the hisS gene encoding histidine--tRNA ligase, producing MITPRTPSGVLELLPQEQVAFQRMLDAIRTGYERFGFLPIETPVFERSDVLLTKTGGETERQVYFVQSTGALEKANEATRQSRESGEGAAGETAYPELALRFDLTVPLARYVAEHEHQLTFPFRRYQMQRVYRGERPQRGRFREFYQCDVDIIGKDQLSVRHDAECPAIIHGIFADLAIGPFTIQINNRKLLRGFYEDLGITDGEQQAAVLREVDKLDKRGEDYLRTTLTGEGFDLSPEVVEQILTFVQVRSTGHEDALSRLAEVEGGSRGSASLAEGVAELREVLTLVRAMGVPEADYRLNFSIARGLDYYTGTVYETVLDDHPEIGSICSGGRYDNLAGQYTKSRLPGVGISIGLSRLFWQLREAGLLEASTGESTVQVLVPQLSEGLLDAQLALAAQLRAGGIRTETVLDGGKLGKQLRYADRAGIRFVALLGEQEVADGTVTIKDLRRQDQFTVSRTEVVSALRVELAQPLV from the coding sequence GTGATCACCCCCCGCACGCCGTCCGGAGTCCTCGAGCTGCTGCCGCAGGAGCAGGTCGCCTTCCAGCGCATGCTGGACGCGATCCGCACCGGCTACGAGCGGTTCGGCTTCCTGCCGATCGAGACGCCGGTCTTCGAGCGCTCCGACGTGCTGCTGACCAAGACCGGCGGCGAGACCGAGCGCCAGGTCTACTTCGTGCAGTCCACGGGGGCGCTGGAGAAGGCCAACGAGGCGACGCGCCAGAGCCGGGAAAGCGGCGAGGGCGCGGCGGGGGAGACGGCATACCCCGAGCTTGCCCTGCGCTTCGACCTCACCGTGCCGCTGGCGCGCTACGTCGCCGAGCACGAGCACCAGCTGACCTTCCCGTTCCGCCGCTACCAGATGCAGCGCGTCTACCGGGGTGAGCGGCCGCAGCGCGGGCGGTTCCGGGAGTTCTACCAGTGCGACGTGGACATCATCGGCAAGGACCAGCTCTCGGTCCGGCACGACGCCGAGTGCCCCGCGATCATCCACGGCATCTTCGCCGACCTGGCGATCGGGCCGTTCACCATCCAGATCAACAACCGCAAGCTGCTGCGGGGGTTCTACGAGGACCTCGGGATCACCGACGGTGAGCAGCAGGCAGCCGTGCTGCGCGAGGTGGACAAGCTCGACAAGCGCGGCGAGGACTACCTGCGGACCACGCTGACCGGTGAGGGCTTCGACCTGTCCCCGGAGGTCGTGGAGCAGATCCTCACCTTCGTGCAGGTGCGCTCGACGGGGCACGAGGACGCCCTGTCGCGGCTCGCCGAGGTGGAGGGCGGCTCCCGCGGCAGTGCGTCGCTGGCGGAGGGCGTCGCCGAGCTGCGCGAGGTGCTCACCCTGGTCCGGGCCATGGGTGTGCCCGAGGCCGACTACCGCCTCAACTTCTCCATCGCCCGCGGCCTCGACTACTACACCGGCACCGTCTACGAGACCGTCCTGGACGACCACCCCGAGATCGGGTCGATCTGCTCCGGCGGCCGCTACGACAACCTCGCCGGCCAGTACACCAAGTCCCGTCTGCCCGGCGTGGGCATCTCGATCGGCCTGTCCCGCCTCTTCTGGCAGCTGCGCGAGGCCGGCCTGCTCGAGGCGTCGACGGGCGAGTCGACCGTGCAGGTGCTGGTGCCGCAGCTGTCCGAAGGGCTGCTCGACGCCCAGCTGGCCCTGGCCGCCCAGCTGCGCGCCGGCGGCATCCGCACCGAGACGGTGCTGGACGGCGGCAAGCTCGGCAAGCAGCTGAGGTATGCCGACCGCGCCGGCATCCGGTTCGTCGCCCTCCTCGGTGAGCAGGAGGTGGCCGACGGGACCGTGACGATCAAGGACCTGCGCCGCCAGGACCAGTTCACCGTGTCGCGGACCGAGGTGGTCTCCGCCCTGCGGGTCGAGCTGGCGCAGCCGCTGGTCTGA
- a CDS encoding DUF349 domain-containing protein, producing the protein MPQPSERSAETDQLPESEASRDQVTEQAAATEAPQATPEPDTPELAEAPAEEAAPAEETTESPAEEPPAVEEAAAETPVEEAAQAAAEEEPADEASSEAPAEETPAAADPAEESPAQPAAPLPGVPTPAMFAARKPAAPRPASSVPTAPASPDTSAAVAEPLPPSESVRHGRVGEDGTVYVQFADGTERAVGSYPGATADEALAYFARKYDELVAAADLLKARLASTDVSSHDARQSLNHLKEQIGEANVVGDLAALEATVTHLEGAISDKARAEQQARAAAKAQATQEREAIVAQAEQLAATDPSRIQWKQSSARVRELLDEWKAHQRSGPRLDKDVESGLWQRFSAARSSFDKARKTWFAQLDDQHAEAKRLKERLVAEAEQLATSKDWGATAGAFKRLMQDWKRAGRASRTEDDALWQRFKSAQDAFFNAKDEVVAAEEAEFTENLKVKEALLAEAEALTVDEANLEHAKNELRRIQDRWEAAGKVPRADVRRVEGRLRAVEQQVRDLEDKKWQRTDPELTARAQSMVDQLERQVQGLESDLAAARAAGDDKRASSLESEIATKKLWLDSARGGLS; encoded by the coding sequence ATGCCGCAGCCGTCCGAGCGCTCCGCCGAGACCGACCAGTTGCCCGAGTCCGAGGCCAGCCGCGACCAGGTGACGGAGCAGGCCGCCGCGACCGAGGCCCCGCAGGCCACCCCGGAGCCCGACACGCCGGAGCTCGCCGAGGCACCCGCGGAAGAGGCCGCGCCTGCGGAGGAGACCACCGAGTCACCCGCTGAAGAACCCCCGGCTGTGGAGGAAGCCGCGGCGGAGACTCCGGTCGAAGAGGCCGCCCAGGCAGCTGCCGAGGAAGAACCCGCCGACGAGGCATCCAGTGAGGCACCTGCCGAGGAGACCCCGGCCGCAGCGGACCCCGCCGAGGAGAGCCCCGCCCAGCCGGCAGCCCCCCTTCCGGGTGTTCCCACGCCGGCCATGTTCGCGGCGCGGAAGCCCGCGGCTCCGCGGCCGGCATCGTCCGTCCCGACCGCTCCGGCCAGCCCGGACACCAGCGCAGCGGTGGCTGAGCCGCTGCCGCCCAGCGAGTCGGTCCGGCACGGACGCGTGGGCGAGGACGGCACCGTCTACGTCCAATTCGCCGACGGCACCGAGCGTGCGGTCGGGTCCTACCCGGGGGCCACCGCCGATGAGGCGCTGGCCTACTTTGCCCGCAAGTACGACGAGCTCGTGGCAGCGGCGGACCTCCTCAAGGCTCGCCTGGCCAGCACCGACGTCAGCTCGCACGACGCCCGGCAGTCGCTGAACCACCTCAAGGAGCAGATCGGCGAGGCCAACGTCGTCGGCGACCTGGCCGCCCTCGAGGCGACGGTCACGCACCTGGAGGGTGCGATCTCCGACAAGGCGAGGGCCGAGCAGCAGGCCCGCGCGGCCGCCAAGGCCCAGGCGACGCAGGAGCGCGAGGCGATCGTCGCCCAGGCCGAGCAGCTGGCCGCCACCGACCCGTCGCGCATCCAGTGGAAGCAGAGCAGCGCCCGGGTCCGCGAGCTGCTGGACGAGTGGAAGGCCCACCAGCGCTCCGGACCCCGCCTGGACAAGGATGTCGAGTCCGGGCTCTGGCAGCGCTTCAGCGCCGCTCGCTCCTCCTTCGACAAGGCCCGCAAGACCTGGTTCGCCCAGCTCGACGACCAGCACGCCGAGGCCAAGCGGCTCAAGGAGCGGCTCGTCGCCGAGGCGGAGCAGCTGGCGACCAGCAAGGACTGGGGTGCAACGGCCGGCGCCTTCAAGCGGCTCATGCAGGACTGGAAGCGCGCCGGGCGCGCCTCCCGTACCGAGGACGACGCCCTGTGGCAGCGCTTCAAGTCCGCCCAGGACGCCTTCTTCAACGCCAAGGACGAGGTGGTGGCCGCCGAGGAGGCCGAGTTCACCGAGAACCTCAAGGTCAAGGAGGCTCTGCTCGCGGAGGCCGAGGCGCTGACCGTCGACGAGGCCAACCTCGAGCACGCCAAGAACGAGCTGCGTCGCATCCAGGACCGCTGGGAGGCCGCGGGCAAGGTCCCCCGTGCCGACGTGCGCCGGGTCGAGGGTCGCCTGAGGGCCGTCGAGCAGCAGGTCCGCGATCTGGAGGACAAGAAATGGCAGCGCACCGACCCCGAGCTCACCGCCCGCGCGCAGTCGATGGTGGACCAGCTGGAGCGTCAGGTGCAGGGCCTGGAGTCCGACCTCGCCGCCGCTCGCGCGGCCGGTGACGACAAGCGGGCCTCCAGCCTGGAGTCCGAGATCGCCACCAAGAAGCTGTGGCTGGACTCGGCGCGGGGTGGCCTGTCCTGA